A genomic segment from Branchiostoma floridae strain S238N-H82 chromosome 7, Bfl_VNyyK, whole genome shotgun sequence encodes:
- the LOC118419480 gene encoding uncharacterized protein LOC118419480 isoform X1 (The sequence of the model RefSeq protein was modified relative to this genomic sequence to represent the inferred CDS: added 26 bases not found in genome assembly), translated as MAYHANTVSYSRTMAYHAKSIRGLGWTLVVLGTVSTILGTAAIAAMASREQATYLHYIAGPVWSGLFVLITGILGVLSGKKPTNRCLIVAFMVLGIFTILSTFCSFGLAVSGAIIDSCYVYSPWHRDFHHDYVDYIIPPDYGYNGTASNYTRPVPDIDYGDVSPLRVYSDDAGCTTAAKALHGVSALLALAELVLGFVVSIMCCCGLCNTGAPCLPRTSLEPSRRCSWRPLAAGTRPCRCTTARDRHRRSAATRAGWRPLQPRRCTPSIPVRNPRKRRPWTRRLRSQHRSVYCVTRIDDSRQTDERADNRQTDRQTDR; from the exons CTATAGCAGAACCATGGCGTACCACGCTAAATCTATCCGGGGGCTGGGCTGGACACTGGTTGTGCTCGGCACCGTCAGCACCATCCTCGGTACCGCCGCCATCGCCGCCATGGCGTCCAGGGAACAGGCTACCTACCTGCACTACATCGCCGGGCCTGTCTGGAGCGGGCTGTtt GTCCTGATCACGGGAATTCTTGGTGTCTTGAGCGGAAAGAAGCCCACAAACAGATGCCTG ATCGTGGCCTTCATGGTCCTGGGGATCTTCACCATCCTGTCCACCTTCTGCAGTTTCGGGCTGGCGGTTTCAGGAGCGATCATAGACAGCTGTTACGTATACTCGCCCTGGCACCGCGACTTTCACCACGACTATGTGGACTACATCATCCCGCCTGACTACGGCTATAACGGCACCGCTTCGAACTACACCCGTCCCGTCCCGGACATAGATTA TGGTGACGTCTCTCCACTCAGAGTCTACAGCGATGATGCCGGCTGCACGACTGCCGcgaaggctctgcatggggtttCTGCGCTGCTGGCGCTGGCCGAGCTCGTGTTGGGGTTTGTGGTGTCCATCATGTGCTGCTGCGGCCTCTGCAACACAGGAGCTCCG TGCCTTCCCCGCACCAGTTTGGAGCCCAGCCGCAGGTGTTCCTGGCGCCCCCTGGCGGCCGGCACGCGCCCCTGCAGGTGTACTACAGCGCGGGACAGGCACCGCCGCAGTGCGGCCACACGGGCGGGGTGGCGGCCGCTGCAGCCCCGCAGATGTACGCCCAGCATCCCGGTGCGCAATCCACGGAAGCGCCGCCCATGGACACGAAGACTCCGCTCACAGCATAGATCCGTCTATTGTGTTACACGGATAGACGACAGTAGGCAGACAGACGAACGGGCagacaacagacagacagacagacagacagacagataa
- the LOC118419480 gene encoding uncharacterized protein LOC118419480 isoform X2 (The sequence of the model RefSeq protein was modified relative to this genomic sequence to represent the inferred CDS: added 26 bases not found in genome assembly) — protein MAYHANTVSYSRTMAYHAKSIRGLGWTLVVLGTVSTILGTAAIAAMASREQATYLHYIAGPVWSGLFVLITGILGVLSGKKPTNRCLIVAFMVLGIFTILSTFCSFGLAVSGAIIDSCYVYSPWHRDFHHDYVDYIIPPDYGYNGTASNYTRPVPDIDYGDVSPLRVYSDDAGCTTAAKALHGVSALLALAELVLGFVVSIMCCCGLCNTGAPQVSGGQGGFILLQAVPSPHQFGAQPQVFLAPPGGRHAPLQVYYSAGQAPPQCGHTGGVAAAAAPQMYAQHPGAQSTEAPPMDTKTPLTA, from the exons CTATAGCAGAACCATGGCGTACCACGCTAAATCTATCCGGGGGCTGGGCTGGACACTGGTTGTGCTCGGCACCGTCAGCACCATCCTCGGTACCGCCGCCATCGCCGCCATGGCGTCCAGGGAACAGGCTACCTACCTGCACTACATCGCCGGGCCTGTCTGGAGCGGGCTGTtt GTCCTGATCACGGGAATTCTTGGTGTCTTGAGCGGAAAGAAGCCCACAAACAGATGCCTG ATCGTGGCCTTCATGGTCCTGGGGATCTTCACCATCCTGTCCACCTTCTGCAGTTTCGGGCTGGCGGTTTCAGGAGCGATCATAGACAGCTGTTACGTATACTCGCCCTGGCACCGCGACTTTCACCACGACTATGTGGACTACATCATCCCGCCTGACTACGGCTATAACGGCACCGCTTCGAACTACACCCGTCCCGTCCCGGACATAGATTA TGGTGACGTCTCTCCACTCAGAGTCTACAGCGATGATGCCGGCTGCACGACTGCCGcgaaggctctgcatggggtttCTGCGCTGCTGGCGCTGGCCGAGCTCGTGTTGGGGTTTGTGGTGTCCATCATGTGCTGCTGCGGCCTCTGCAACACAGGAGCTCCG CAAGTGTCGGGCGGGCAGGGTGGGTTCATCCTCCTGCAGGCCG TGCCTTCCCCGCACCAGTTTGGAGCCCAGCCGCAGGTGTTCCTGGCGCCCCCTGGCGGCCGGCACGCGCCCCTGCAGGTGTACTACAGCGCGGGACAGGCACCGCCGCAGTGCGGCCACACGGGCGGGGTGGCGGCCGCTGCAGCCCCGCAGATGTACGCCCAGCATCCCGGTGCGCAATCCACGGAAGCGCCGCCCATGGACACGAAGACTCCGCTCACAGCATAG